In Humulus lupulus chromosome 7, drHumLupu1.1, whole genome shotgun sequence, the following are encoded in one genomic region:
- the LOC133788461 gene encoding histone H4 produces the protein MSGRGKGGKGLGKGGAKRHRKVLRDNIQGITKPAIRRLARRGGVKRISGLIYEETRGVLKIFLENVIRDAVTYTEHARRKTVTAMDVVYALKRQGRTLYGFGG, from the coding sequence ATGTCGGGCCGTGGAAAGGGGGGCAAGGGTTTGGGAAAGGGAGGTGCCAAGCGACACCGCAAAGTGCTCCGTGATAACATCCAGGGAATCACGAAGCCTGCTATTAGGCGTTTGGCTCGTAGAGGTGGTGTGAAGCGTATCAGTGGTCTCATCTATGAAGAGACCCGTGGAGTACTCAAGATCTTCTTGGAAAATGTCATTCGTGATGCTGTGACTTACACTGAGCACGCAAGGAGGAAGACGGTGACGGCCATGGATGTTGTTTACGCTTTGAAGAGACAGGGCAGGACTCTATACGGTTTTGGAGGTTAA